The genomic region AGAAATCCTCACGTAGGGATCGCCGGAGCGGTCGTGTCGGAGTATGGCGGCCTCATCTGGCGAGCATCTCCGAAGACTAACAAAGTCATTTTTACCCCCCGCCCCCGTTTCTCCATCGATCTCATCACATCTCCATGGATACTATCACAGTGGTTCAATCATGCAATGGGGAcgtctttttttcttttcctttgtaaTTTTTCGTGGGGTATTGGTTTTTGTGGATAAAATTTACTTTAATCcccttttggtttttttcgATCTGCGGATAATAATGGCAGATTCGGAATCCCACCATTTGCTCATGATGAAACCTATAGATGATTcatggagagagagagacataTTTGTACTAATGGTATTGTATTTACACCCTCAAGATGTAAGTAAACAAatgctttcttcttcttcttctaccTTCTCTTTTCTAGTGTGATGTTCTccatattaataatttatcgTCGTGAAGCTGATGATATATCAGTATCTTGTCTCTGTGTGTGTATTTGATCCAACATTGGAATAATTTTCACAAGTTGAAACCTTTCATTCGTTTGATTTTCATTTGCCAAAAGgtttaataaattattgattGATCACTTTGCAGCATTAATTCAATTAGTATCGAGAGTTCTAGGGTTAATTAGACGTTACAGAAATGACTTTTTTTggcaaaatttttcattgaaagCAGTTCAAATTTCGTCAAAAATTCTCCGTTTGTATACtaaaataaagattattaattgttttggttttttatgGTAACGATCTTAAACTTAGTTATACCAAAATTTGACTATGAGCTTATTGACCttaattaatcattcaacTAATTGCTTAATTCTTTAATAATTTGAGAGTAGTTGGTTGGTGATAATCAATATTGTATCATCACATATTAGTGACAAACCACTCGCAATGATGATTAGCTAGCTGTGATTAATTGAATGAAGAAAggaattttctttattctattgttAATGTTCAAATTATATACAACAAGATGGAACATGGCATGGcatttctttaaattattatggAAAGCAAAACAGATTAAGGTTTAAGATTAATGATTGTGAGTTTACATTTATTCTTTGAGCTCTAGGGAAGAGTTTTGAAACCAtccattttcaaagaaacaaatataGATAAGTTTGTCATCAAACTCTAAATTATTGCTAGCTTTTCTTCCAGCTTACAGCTGGTATAACATGGTGCTTGCCATCTCTGGCAAACTCCTTAATAATTAGTTGACCCTCGCTCTCTTAGTTTATTCTTCTTCGTTTCTTTCCTCTAGTCATCGGGATACGtctaatcaaaattaagacaaaccataaaaaaatatataaaattaatattgacacttatataaataaaaaattaaaaaaaaaagagacggaaaaagacaaaaacgacaacttatatatatataatttatatttatatataatttatttatttatcttattCATATAAAAACGAAATCCAAAAGTTGATAAATAGCGACATCTCCACgctaacatataaaaataattgcaAAACAAGCTGGCAAATCCCCCTTGAACATTTATCGTATAACACAGTCCTCACATGGAGAATGGATTCCCCACCATAAATGTTAGACAAAACTTACACATCCCCTTCTCAAACCCTAAAcccttttgtgttttttttattagttttggACCACACAAGACTTCCCTTGCtgctagtttttttttttggcagaTCATAGATTTCCCTTTCTTcgagtaatttttttcttataactGCTAATTTTTCAGCATTAAAAGGAGAATCACATGGATTCATGTCTATTGTCTTTTTACCaacaaaattaatcaaaaccCAATTTCAATGATGGGTTGCTTGATTGATAATATTTGATCAGTTGGGAGATCAGATCCCCATGAACACTCTCTGCATCGAGCCTTGTGCGACGTTTGGCGACGACGAAATAGGTCACCAAAGGGCTGAGTTCACGGGGCTTAGTCGCCAATGCCTGATCCTGTGGCATGATTTCTATAGTTTCCCTCAATCTGAGGTTATGTTAAAGCATGTCCCCCATGTAAAAGTTTTGATTATCTGCAAATtgttaaaatgatattttaagaaaatacaaaaaaaattttatgttaaatgCAGAAATATCATCGTTGAAATGTTATGACATTAATTGTAatgtattaaattaaaatcttaatGTAACAAGTACATATTCTTATAACGTTTTAGTAATTAACAAGGagtaacttaaaaaaaattcattgaaCATGAACTACACAAAAAGATTAAGATAATTCTTactcatttcataaacataGCATTCCTATTTACAAAGTACAAATATATCTTTAGATTTCATATATTTACATTCTAGTCATTtctcaattttaaataaaaaattttctatttatatattttaaaaacctTATAAATTTGATGATATAAACCTTGacaaccattttttttttcttattttggtATTGTCTCCTCCCCTTAGGCCTCTAAATCTCTAACCATAGCACCCCATTAGTGAGAAGCCATGATCCTAACTGGAAAGCCCAAAGGGCCTGCGCTCGCCATATGTGACCATTTTTGTGAAAGAAGAGCAGACATTGCGAAAGAAAGTCACTAAAACCAATAATAATCTTATACAGacagagagaaaaagaggagaCAATGGTTAATTCCCCTTTAAATGGAAGATTTTGCAAATATTGTTTGTGATTAATTTCTAATTAAGACGATGGCCAAACTCTACTATACTTGCGAGGTATATCTACAACCGTGCATGAATCCTGGTCCATCGAGTTGTTCGAGATGCCGACGTTCCTTCTGCCGGCCCCTGGCAGTGTTTGTTGTTGCACCACCAGCACCGAGACTTCGCAGCCGGAGTCTGCAGATGCTAACATGTCCCCGACGAATCCTAGCTCTGGAAACTCATTCCACTCGGTGAGTCCCATGAACAATGGCGACTCGGTGTCGTGGCGTCTTCCCACCAAGAGAAGGTCATAAGAGTTCTCCATGGAACGGATGACCTCGACTGTTTCCACGCTGTTGGACACAAATTCCTCCTTGTACACGTGGTGTTTTTTTCCCACGTGCGCGATCCTGAAGTCGTTGACGATGCGGTCATCTTGTTCCGTGTCGCCGCCGCCGTCTCctgcttctttctttttcttgttggaaTCGACCAAACGGGTGACCGTGATGCTTATGTTGGGGTGTTCTCCCATGCGCATGACGTACGCTAGTGCTTCCCGATCATCGGGGCCTTCCATGAAGATCATTCCGATGCTGTATATAGTTTTACTTGACATGGAACTTGTGCCAGTCAACGTGCCACGGTCCACCAAGATCCCGACCGAGCATGGGGCGTTTTGGAGGATCTGTTGATTGACTGATCTGATAGGCTTAGGCAATTCTTCGATTTCAGTGCTTGTACTCCATTGCTTGTGGAAAGGGATAATCACCATGGAAACTCTCTTTTCCAAGGCAAGACTGCAAATTTCATCATGCATGGTGACGTAAGGTGAAACGGCTGTGAATAAGTTGACGACGACAGAACCCTCATTGCCCTGCTCGTATAATCTGAACGCGTTTATCATGTGCTCGGAACCCTCCAATTGAGCCGGATGCCTTCTGCCTGGCCGGTGAGTTATGAGGAGTGGAGCTGATCGGCCTATGAGCTCCAGGAGGTGAACCACGTAGAAACAAATGGGGCTTTTTGCTGTTGGGTTTGATAATTCGAGAAGATTGATGATTGAAGGAGTCTGGTATTGACTGTAAATACAGGCCAGCATTCGGAGCTCTGTCTCTGGATGTGCGTGCTCAATGGTCCTTTTCTTATGAGAAAGGTATTGCTTGGATGGCTTGTAAAGAAATTTCACTAGGGGAGTGATGATTCCAGTCGTCAAAACCATTGTTATCGACATGATGGTATATGATTCTACGTCAATGAGCTGCCCAAAAAGGAGCGTGTTGATTGCATTGTGGTCTGAAAATCATGGggaaaaaagaacaaattgaTGATGGAAAGGTATAGAATTATTTACCGCAAGCCGCATTGCATGCTGTAGAACCAAGATATCGGTGATGCCTTGGGCACACATGATCAGGCCTAAGGAAAAAGCATCAAGAGGGGGCATATTGCAGTAAAGTGAAGGCAAGACAGTGGACAAAAGTTTTCCGATGAAGTTACAAACAGCCATAACCGAGATGATAGCCACAGTCTCCGAATGTGCAGTTCGGATGTTCACGTTAGAGCCGGATACTGTGAAATAGGTCGGTagaagaatagacgaaacgtAAGAATCAAGTTTACTAACCAGTGCTGATCCTAATGGCGGTCCCTCTGGCGTTGCCATGCCCAAAAACATTGGCCCGATGATCAAGTGGTGCCCGATAACTTCGCTAAAGAATGAACACCCTAAAATCATCATGAAGACAGCCAAGATATGACCCTCTGTCAGAGATTTTCCGTCACTTGTGCGCCTAACGATCCACAGCATGACAGGCCGCAAGACGTACGCTATGACGATCAGCAAGAGGCTCAAAGACAGGAACATCCATATCACGGTTTCCTGTCTTCCTACAGGACCTTGCATGAATGTCATGGTTACAATTGCCCAACACCAGGAACACGTGCCACTAACTAAAGAAGAAGACGTGGCTAACCGGCCCAGCTCTGAGTTGAGTAGATTCAGATCAGCTAGGAGGCAGACCACGACGTGAAAGGAAGTCAAAGCTTGAAACGAGGCGATGAAAAATATGGATTTCCGTACTTCTGGACCCATTTCAATAGTTTCCGTTATAATGGCAGCAACGATAGTGTTTAGAGTAATGGGCACCACAAAAGATAGAACCCCAATGATCACTGCTTTCTTTCCTGTTCTCTTAACCATGCTTAAATCCGTCTTCACTCCAACTAAAAACAGAAACAGCATGCACCCAAAAAGGGCAAAGGTTTTATTGACATAATGGCTTTTGCGGGGATAAATCATGTTAATGACAGGATGGTCACCACTCCAGAATGTTGGTCCCGTCAGTATACCAGTCTGGTTGCATTAATTAAACATCAAAACTTAGACAGTATTTAAACGCTTAATTCCTTGCATATATaacaaggaaagaaataaTTTCTTACCAACATCTGTGAGAAAAATGCACTCTGACCCAGAGGGGTGAGTAATAGCTGCAATATGGCAGTCAATAGAGCTGAAACAGAAAGTTGAACGAAAAGTACAGGCGTGGCAAAATTGAATGGACTATCCCCGAGGAAGATACCCCTCGATCTTACGTTGTTGTTAGGGTGGCATAGCCAGGTATCATTAATTATACTGTCACGCATTGTAGCAGCTCAGCAGAAGAGACTCGCAAAGTTAATATGTCAGCATGTTATGGCAATCCGCCGGAGAAAAAAATGTTTATCgccagagagagagagagagagagagagattgaaATTTAGCTGGTTGAGAGAGGTGGAGTGATGAAGGGCTTTGGAAGGTTAGATAGCTGATTGGACAGGAGGATCATACGGGTTTGCACACCTGAAATGTTTCTCAAGCACCCATTTTTTTCTAAGTTTGCCCTTGAAATATTAGCAGAAGGTTCTCAGTGACCACTTATCAAACTAGGGATTTAGCCATAGATTCGAATATATTATCTACAGCTGGCTAGAGCCTACACTAATCATAAATTCTTGAAAGGAATGATCAACATTTCCTCCTCATTTGTTTTTTATCCGTGCAAGATGCTTGGATTGGGAGGAAATAAAGGCAATTCAGACATCCCATCACATACTCCACACTTCAAAagtcaaacttaattaaaaccTTTTCATGCTAATTACGGCTGGTCAGAGCATTATTAATCACTAATAAAAACCACAACACGTAAGGGTTGGACATAGAATGGGATAGAGGATTTGGATTCTCTCGACTTTCCCTGACATGTCATGCTCACCGCATTTCTTGAGGTCCCTCATGCATCGACCATGAATCATCATAACGCCTTCCAAAGATAACAAGGTCATAAGCATTCTCTCTATTGATTTAATCACAGCTTAGTAAACTTGCTGCAGTATCCGCCTTGCCTCCTGCCAGGCTGCTTTCAAAAGTAAATTTCTCAAACAACGAAAAACTGATAGactgaggaaaaaaaaactgatgGAAAGAGGGCAATTAGACAAGTATAAGGACAAATAGAGCAGCTTAATTACTATCTTGATCTGAGAAACAATAGAGGGCTGGCCAAAGAGCTTGAGGAGGATGCATATGGAAAGCTGCAGCAACAAGAGAGGGATAGAGAAGTAAAGATGGTCATCTCCAAACCGTGGAACTTTAGGGTTTTGAATTGATCTGACCAACGGCATAGCACGTGTAGGGTACCTGATCCGCATGTGTCCATACCTGAACCACCCTCAACCTGACTAGTATTCCATCATTGCATTAATTGAAGCAGTAAAAAGTAGGCTTTGCTTCTGTTTTTTGGGGATCTAAAAGGGTTCAGTTTCAGTTCAGCCCCTTGGGAACCAACGGAGGACAGTGAAAGGAAGAGATAGAGTACGAGGAATCCCATTTGGTTGACGCAGATTGGCGATGGCAAATGAAGCATTAATATTTCCATTTTGCACGTTGATTTTGGACGAGTTGTAAAACTTTGTGCAAACACGCATCAGGTTTTTTAGAATCAGAGCCAAAACTACATGTCAAACTCATCGGGGAGGCGATCTAATCTTCAAGATTTGGCCTGAGACACTAAACTTCAActctaaaacaaaattaagaaaCATTGGGGGTACAAGGATTATTGTCAGGATTTGAGGATTCAACTTCTTTACATTTAAGCCCAGTTTTATGTTTCACGACATTTAGTCTGAAAAACGTGGTGTAGATATATATTCGGATGAGAAATGACGTATCTTTGTTTGCTTTCAGACAGAAATTCAAGGCATGCAACTACACCCAGGTTCTCTTTCACCGGAAAGGCACAAGTTCTGATATCCAGCTTTTgaatcaatataaaaaaaattcacacCTTTTGCATCTTTCTGCAGTGAATTAGTTCTGACAAATTTCTCTAATTAAGGCAAAGAATAGAAAGTATCTGACCAGGAcgatgtaaatttttttatctcagGCTTTTGTTAAAGAGTAAGTTGAATAGAGAGCAGCATCATAGCATTTTTCTAGCCACAAAATCTGACAGAAAAAAATTGACTCAAGAAGCAGAAAGTGTTCGAATATGCAAATTAATGCAGTTTCCACCAATGACTCGAATGCTTGTTGGTTGTCggcaaaataaaaatattatatttcaaCATTATTATCAAACGCTGCATTGAATGTTTGAGGCTAGCCCTGCCTTTCCCTTAATcgaaatctcaaaacttgcgtCTAATTGATTCTCAATAAGATCCAACTTAAAATTCAACGCCTATTTTCGTCACCATAGTCACCAACCACAAATCAACTTGTTCCACAAACCTGGGCCAAATAGTCAATTTCAACATCCAGTGTTACATTCAAACTGATCATACTTGTCATCCTGGGAGCCAACATGGCATGCCTTCATCAATCTGTGACAATTACCAAAAATATTTGCAGTTAGCCaaatcattttcttcttcgATTTAGCAAATGAGAGATTCAAATTAGCTCTTTTAACAAAGGAATACATGCACTTACCATTGAGTTAAATGCTCGGCTGCTTCGTCCAATCAACATTGTTTCAGTTGTCATCAGCATCTgcttcaaaatcttttctacTTTTTAAACATGATGCCCAAATTCCATGTGCACCGCCACTTGTTCGTGTCTTTGTAATGGGGAGAGGGTGCAGGGGCTGAGCTATGAAATCTTATTTGCTCTTTACCTCCACATGCTCATAGTAAACATATGTCAAATCACATCCAATGTCCCTCACCTGGAGGCATTCATGTTCTTGCCTGGTCTCCAGGCAGGCTTGGAATCATGTCATATATGCAGAGCTCACATGCGGTTTATTATAATCACCCAAATTAGTAAAGGACCTCATAAAAATGGTTACAAATTCCAACAAGGGCCACCTGCATTTCTTGTAAATGTATGCTGCATTGCAAGTATGACAATGGCATA from Theobroma cacao cultivar B97-61/B2 chromosome 9, Criollo_cocoa_genome_V2, whole genome shotgun sequence harbors:
- the LOC18591043 gene encoding cation/H(+) antiporter 14, translated to MRDSIINDTWLCHPNNNVRSRGIFLGDSPFNFATPVLFVQLSVSALLTAILQLLLTPLGQSAFFSQMLTGILTGPTFWSGDHPVINMIYPRKSHYVNKTFALFGCMLFLFLVGVKTDLSMVKRTGKKAVIIGVLSFVVPITLNTIVAAIITETIEMGPEVRKSIFFIASFQALTSFHVVVCLLADLNLLNSELGRLATSSSLVSGTCSWCWAIVTMTFMQGPVGRQETVIWMFLSLSLLLIVIAYVLRPVMLWIVRRTSDGKSLTEGHILAVFMMILGCSFFSEVIGHHLIIGPMFLGMATPEGPPLGSALVSKLDSYVSSILLPTYFTVSGSNVNIRTAHSETVAIISVMAVCNFIGKLLSTVLPSLYCNMPPLDAFSLGLIMCAQGITDILVLQHAMRLALIDVESYTIMSITMVLTTGIITPLVKFLYKPSKQYLSHKKRTIEHAHPETELRMLACIYSQYQTPSIINLLELSNPTAKSPICFYVVHLLELIGRSAPLLITHRPGRRHPAQLEGSEHMINAFRLYEQGNEGSVVVNLFTAVSPYVTMHDEICSLALEKRVSMVIIPFHKQWSTSTEIEELPKPIRSVNQQILQNAPCSVGILVDRGTLTGTSSMSSKTIYSIGMIFMEGPDDREALAYVMRMGEHPNISITVTRLVDSNKKKKEAGDGGGDTEQDDRIVNDFRIAHVGKKHHVYKEEFVSNSVETVEVIRSMENSYDLLLVGRRHDTESPLFMGLTEWNEFPELGFVGDMLASADSGCEVSVLVVQQQTLPGAGRRNVGISNNSMDQDSCTVVDIPRKYSRVWPSS